AAGTTGATGGAGAGGGAAGGATCGCTCTTTGCGAAGCTCGTCAAAGAATATTGGTCTCATGTTCATTCTGCAAATTCAAGCTGAAGCTACACTGCAACATCTCTAGTTTACGAATAAACTTTCTACCCTTGCCTTCCCTATGTAAGGTTTTTCCTAAGCTTGTGTTGTAGTAGTTGCAGTTCATACTTCTTATCGTATTTTCTATTTTTCCTTCTTCTCATCATAATGAAGATCATTTTATTACATGAAGAAAAACATACTGATACAAACAATTTCAGTGCACTACACAACCTACTTTTAAGGCCACTTGAAGTAACAGGAAGAGTATTTTGAAACTACTTAAAACATCCACTGATGGCAGTGAAAGTTAACTGCAAATGTGAATTtcctttttaaggtccaaaaatGAGAAACAGATGTAAAATTGCTATTTAATTACTAGATGGAAAGGCTAAGGCAGATTCGGGTACCACCAAAACAAATAACTGAAGAAGAACTCACAAAATTGAAGGAAAACCATATTAACACATGCTCCAGGCAAGTATTCTGTTGGTTCTGTTTCGTCTACGACCAGAGGACTCCTAGATACAAATATTTAAGTACATGGAACACCCTAGTACAAACACACACACGAacacacacatacacacacacaGAGCCCTGAAAATTAGAATACTAAACAGACCAACTAAGTGTAATGGACTGCACAAAAGGCGCTTGATCTCAGTGATGGTAATGACCTCAGTTAAAGCACCTTTCAATTCTAACACTAGTTGCCATTGAGAAACATGACTTAAGCAAACAGCTCAATTGCAAGGTCTGAAGACTATGCATTTCAAGTGTAAGCCTACTTTTCACAAAACCATAAAGTGTCCACGTTCATATATTAAGCCTATTTTTTTTCCTACTGCTGAAATGTCTATAACCATGGACTTTAAGTTCCTTTTCAGGAAAGCTCATGAAATTGATAAAGGGGTGAGTTAACCAAATAAGTTGGAGACCCAAAATTTGTTGGCACAACTAAACATATTTGGCTTAGGGAAGACAAAAGCAGTACCAAACGGAAAGAAACACATTTTGGATTATAACGAATCACTCATAATTGCATTGATACAAGTTTCATGCtcagaaacaaaaattgaacacTATACATTCCACAATTAAAAAATGTACTAAAAAGTAACAATAGAAACATAGCTCGAAACTACCTCAAACATCCATCCAAAGCCGCAAAGCTCCAATTCGTTAGGTTTTCAAGGTCCTCCAAGTATTGCATTCTCAATATCATCTCTACTAAGTGCATAACTGAATCTTCTCTCAACATCTTTCTCCAAATTACCAGGTCCACTCTTCAAATACCTGCAAACATCATCTTAAATTGAATCAACCAAATAAATGCAACACAACTCACATCAAAATAAACTCAATTGCCCAGGTCAATTGAATTTGACCACAACAGAAAACTGtgcaaaaccctagaaaattcaTTCAAGAACTGAACTGAAATGAAAACCAAAAATCcctagaaaaatcaaatttattaaaaaaatctaaTGAATTAGAAATCAAACCTTATGTAAAGATCAGTAACATCAAGAGATAACTGAGCATGCCAATCACCATTCTTCTCAATAAACCAAAGAGCTCTATCTTCTCTACtctgataaaaccctaatttcttcagcCAAGCTTCAATACATGGTAAACTATGAGAATACAATGGTTTCTTCTTATCTGGTAGTTTCTTAATccattcttcttctgatgaaGTTAATTCTATCCTTCCAGATGATGATTTTGATTGGATTCTTCTGTGATGGATTGTTTGAGGAGGacaaatttggtatttcgagaaaTTGCAAGAACTGGAAAATTGGAgattatttgaagaagaagaagaagtggtggttattgttgatggagatgagataAGAATCGATTGAGAAACAAAAATGGCGGGCATTTTTTGAATTCTAGTTAACTTTTGGAGACAGAGAGCGAGCGAGCGAGTGAGTGATATGAGGActggggaggagaagaagaagaagagtacgTGGGCTTATCTTTACTTTGCAAATGATACGTATCGGATACGCGTCCTGTATAATGTTTTTTCTTATCTCGTGTCGGGTAATAAACGTTTTCTCGTATCGGCTTATTTGACGCCCCGATAGACGTTTTCATATCCTTTGTTGCCtgcctagggctgcacaagacccgcccacgacaTCCAAACCCACCCGTACTCGTTaagtccgtgggtttttaatccatacccgcccgttgtgggtgcgggattggttatgaaaaaaaaaaaccgttgTCTGTGGGTgtgaggttggtttaagctaatacccgcccatacccgcccaaaaaacccgcagattatataccattagataaaactaatcctagtcgtccattatgaaaccctaatactagtagataggataactgataaccctcattcactttctacactcttctctctgttcggcctctcctcttcttcctcctcagttcttcttcttcacctacgaacgacaattaccagaaatcttcaccaaaaatcgacaacaacaacttcgaatcttcaccagaaatcgacaacaatcgaaaaatcaacagattcagcacttaatcttcatctgtgaacttcctagatatgaatattttgggggttttgttttttttttctcacttaatcaaggagaatagaagttactctaaatacttgaatattaagcgggtttaaacccgtttaaacccatacccgcccaacccgtaacgggcgggtaacaaaacccgcccgttgtttgtgggtgcggggttgattatgaaaaaaaaacccgcagtatgtgggtgcgaggttggttttagcttatacccgcccatacccgcccatgtgcagccctatgcCTGCCCAACCCCGCCGAAGAGCAAGTCGCATATGCCGAGTCTAGTCAAGTGGTGGTAACTTCAGCTTTCATTTAAAAACCACAGACTAATTTCTTGATTCAAGTTGTGGTTCAAGGAGGTGAGGCGCGAAGCAATTGGTTTTCAGCAATTTTCATATTAACAGTTGGCCCATGGTTGGAGAGCAGTGCAGAAACGGAAGTCAAAAGTAAAAGTCAGAAGTCCGgatattttgtttcacaaaaagTCGACTTTTCTGCTTCTAGAAATCATTCTGAAATTCTACATTCAAACTGACTTCTTGCTTTTTGACTTCTATAAATCAAAAAGTTACttctggatgtgtatccaaacaCGCTATAAACTTAGCTCTCTTTCAATGTGAAGAGGATCCAGAGGGTTGCCAAAGGTTTGTTTTAAAAGGTTCCAAAGCGCTAAGTCTGTTGGCAACTCATCAAAAAGTCTTATCGGGTGTTTTTTGTTTGGGTGCATCTTCTTGTAAATTGTTTCTtttagagctagcactatggaggGGTTCATCCCCTTCCTATCCCTCATTAtcccttaaaaacacaaaaaagcAAGTGATATGGTCTCCCAAATCCCTACTCATGTAGGGATATTCACAGGAATCCCTACATGGAGGATTATATCTGATCTCGCTTATAGCAAAGGGAAATCATACAGCTACTCAGTTGCCGTATTTTTTTACACTTTACGGCTACTCGGTAGCCGTAacattttttctggtttttaaagttttaccttaaaactttccattttcactttttttttttactaaaactccttttttacctattatatctcctttttacctattatatatttttttaccctaaaatatctttttttaccTCCATAAATAAATtcccataaaataaaatgaaaaaaaaatacggctactcagtagccgtttGACACTATGCATACGGCTACTTAGTAGACGTTGCATGTAGAGAAGGGAAAAGAGGGCACCATAGTGAGGTTGACTTCCTTGtgctatcccttccctacatatgagggatagggaagggatgagaGCCACCATAGCTCTTATACATTCGCAAAACTTCATTTattagagctagcactatggtggagggtatcccttccctatcccctaTATGTAGGGAAGAGATGGCATATGGAAGGCAAGTTTGCAATGGAGGCGCCTCATCCTTTCCCTACATGAAACGGCTACTCAGTAGTCGTACAAATAGTGCAACACGGCAACTGAGTAGCCGTATAAGTCAACTCATTGACTTGACCGATACgactactcagtagccgtatcaTAGGGTTACGTCCTCAGAAGCGAGGTCGGCCTccccagttcttcttcttcttccttcttcttcttctctattttgctcCTCTCCACACCCCATTTTGATTT
This portion of the Papaver somniferum cultivar HN1 chromosome 11, ASM357369v1, whole genome shotgun sequence genome encodes:
- the LOC113323591 gene encoding uncharacterized protein LOC113323591 encodes the protein MPAIFVSQSILISSPSTITTTSSSSSNNLQFSSSCNFSKYQICPPQTIHHRRIQSKSSSGRIELTSSEEEWIKKLPDKKKPLYSHSLPCIEAWLKKLGFYQSREDRALWFIEKNGDWHAQLSLDVTDLYIRYLKSGPGNLEKDVERRFSYALSRDDIENAILGGP